CCTTCAGAAAAGGCTTGAGCCTGGACCTGACCTTCATACGATTAGCATGTGAAATAAGGAGACTATAAGCTCACGAATTAAAATTAACATGGCTATAATACGCCTTTTTGCATTACACTCAGACCGTTTTCCGGCGATGTAGGAGCATGCTCAGAGCTTTGAAACAACTGATAAATGTTCGACGGTATGCGCGCCCTAAGGTGTTCTAAGGCCGCGTACACACTTGTTGCATTTCCACATATCGTATTATCGTTGCGCAGCAGTGTGGACGGGAAAGCGTTGAACCGTTGCGTGTCAAAATATGATACAAACATACGCAACGGGCTCGTTCAGCCATTTGTCGGTCTTTTGCCGTCACATCAAGGGAATGATACACAACTCACATACCTTCGTGTGGAAGGGGAGCGTGGCATTATCCCGTTGCACGTTTATTCTTGCCATCATACAACAGGTattcatataacattatatataacttaCCTCAATGTAGCCATACAGTGTTTCCACAATGGCATCACACACTTCGGGGATGATCTTGCTAACTGCCTGCTTGGAGATTTTGATGAGGTACTGCAGTAACTGCAGTAACACTACGCTTTCTGGCCGGTGGACAGAAAGCATAGTGTTACTGCTAGCCTTTCCTGAACGGGAATTGCTTTCCGAAATGTATTTTCAACCCAACTGCTGACAACAGAAACTCCAAATCAGTTGGGTGCATCCTAGTAAAGTTTTGTACTTTACTAGGAATTTTAAATTAGCCAACATACTTGTACCATTTACATCTTTCTACTTGCAAAGAGTTTAGAAACCCACCAAcgccattgctttttttttctttctttctttcttttgctgacTATATGTTCATgaatgatacacatacacaagaaatGGATACAATAACCCTGTTGCAGCGTCTCGTATCACTGGGTGATACGCAACGATGCTGCGGTAAGTGTGTACCCACCTTAAGACAACTGTAGGAACATGCATTTACCAAATGTTTCGTTAGTTTAACCTTTTACGTTAGCGCACTACAATAATTGGATAAATTGCATAAACACGAACATGtcgatgattatgatatatatgaaagtttaaattaacaaaacattcAATACGTGCAACTAGTCCGAGAATAATTTTAGACGCGCATGCCTTCATTTGCAAAACGCAAACCCCATCActagaatataaacaaaaatcactataacaaaacttcaAAACAATCGGACAAATTACTATTGctgataacaaacaacaatacgtCACTAGGTAAATTtgtaaacaataaataacacTGAAACAACAATTAcggaagaaaataatatttttgaactTGTATGAATTGATCTATAAGTGGTATATTCGCCATAtaacattaaattattatcaaactACAACacgtaatacaaataaatatgtgcCTTCGCTCCTATATTATACCAAGGCCACTAAAACGAATGGAAGATCATGAATCTGATACCCGAAAAAAATGTTGGGTTAACGTTACACTTACCCAATTTGCAAAGTACCTGCTTTGTGGCACTACAAGACTCCCTGGATACCTTTAGCTTCTCTGGGTGTTTATCCTCATACTGCACTACTAAACATCGTTTAGTGGGGTCGATCTGAGCTACCACATCTTTGTTTTTTGGCTCAGCTTGATCTCCAAATGAAACTGGAAAAAttctgaaaaggaaaaatgtaacagtaatataatacatTGAAAACAATTTCCCCTTTCATATTTATTCATGGAACTACTTTCAATAATTTTCATAAGAAATCTTTGTAGATATCATTCATGCCTCACAATCTTTATATTACTGTCATTTCAATGTGCTTAAAATCCTCTAAATACTTGAGTTCATAATCTTAAACCCTTACTTTCAACATCAATCTATCCTAATCAACTTAATAAACAACAGAAACATCTTGGGTTGGCAGTTGAAAATGTGTTCAGCAAGAGGTGATGAATGCATGGCCTGAGCAGAGGAGAAGGCCCTGAGAATTAGAATTTAAATTTGAGGAGTAATGCTGAGGACAAAATGGTTGATGTTGACAGTGTTGGCATTTTAGAGCAAAAGTAGCTTCTCATCAGTCTTACAGGTCCCAATGTATAGGTTCTTCCTTAGTCCGCGAGATCCACttcttacttttatcactatAGTAAGCATCCAGCCAGTACATGCCATCTCCTAGGAAAAAGTCTTTACCTTTTGCTACTCTCTCTTTTACAAGCAACTTGAATTCCTGTAATCATAATATGTAATTAGACTATGATAATTGGTTTTATATCTGATCAATTAATgaacttttcacacacacacacatgtggtttTATATTTGATCaattattttttcacacacatacacacacacacacacacacacacacacacacacacacacacacacacacacacacacacacacacacacacacacacacacacaaagagagagagggggggattgtTTCTTCCTCTCGCTCGTGCCTAAAAGATAAACGAGGAAATCTTACTGCAGTGTTTTCGATGTGAAGCAGCCTTGCGCCTTGACTCTTGCACAGTTTAACAGCTTCTAGGTTGTTCATGTTCATAATAGACACTGAAGTGCAATAGGCCAAGTCCGTGTCGAactcaaaaaaagggggacataGATGACCGTCAGTATGACCTGTAAGATAGTTGTAACGAGGGAGATCCAAGGAGGACCgagtctaaaaatatataaagtacagACAATTGAAATTATCTGCTTGGTTAACAGTATAACAGTGTCAAGATGCCTACCTCCATCGCTAAGCCGCATGCCGCAGTCTTTCTTCTTCACGCATGTTAACATTTCACATTTGCACAGGTTATCGTATTCATAGTTTCTGTAGTTTGTGCTTATATAACCGTAACGATAATCCTGATTAACAGAACCATGGGCAAGTGAATTAACAGACTGGTATACGGATAGTCTAGGAGATCCGTATCCGCTGCTGAAATAACCATGATTTGTAGTCGTTGGCCTATACCTGTAACTAGCAGAGTCATGTAGGGGTCTTTTTGAAGCGTATCCTGCAAAAGTAGAAAGCTAATGAGTAGTAATAGCAGAAACATGcaacgtgcgcgcgcgcgcgtgtgtgtatgtgtatatgtgtgtgtgtgtgtgtgtgtgtgtgtgtgtgtgtgtgtgtgtgtgtgtgtgtgtgtgtgtgtgtgtgtgtgtgtgtgtgtgtgtgtgtgtgtgtgtctgtatgtgtgtgtgtgtatgtacatgtattcatgtgtatatgtatatattataaatacgtatacatatatatatatatatatatatatatatatatatatatatatatatatatatatatatatatacatacatatatatatacatatatatatataatatatatatatatatataatatatatatatatatatatattatagtatatatattatatgatgtgtgtgtgtgtgtgtgtgtgtgtgtgtgtgtgtgtgtgtgtgtgtgtgtgtattatatgaatatgtataaatacacatacacatatgtaacaatacatatatacatacatatacatacatttacacacaagcatatatatatatatatatatatatatatatatatatagtatatatatatatatatatatatatatatatatatatatatatgcatatatacttacatacttacagatatatatacatatatatatatatatatatatattatatatataatatatatatatatattgtgtgtgtgtgtgttgtgtgtgtgtgttgttgtgtgtgtgtgtgtgtgtgtgtgtgtgtgtgtacgtgtgtgtgtacgtggtgtgtgtgtgtgtgtgtgtgtgtgtgttggtgttgttgtgggtgtgtgtgtgtgtgggtgtttgttgtggtgtgtgtgtgtgtgtgttgtgttttgtgtttgttataatattaattaaaatttttttgggggttagatttagtgtattatatatatatatattatatatatatattttatataatatattgtaatttgtatttatatattatatatattttatattttatattttttgtttgtgtgtgggggtgtgtgtggtgtgggggttttggttggttttgtgtgtgggggggtgttgttgtatagatgtataaaagtttttatataatataacaatatatataatattaatatatatacataaaaataatataaattaaaatatatatatatatatgtatttagcacatattttttatatgttatatatatatatatatataatatatatatattattatatattatataatatgttgtggtggggtgtgtgtgtgtgtgtgggtgtgtgtgtggtgtgtgaaaaagttgttggtttttatattattaaatttttaatatatataaatattatatgtagctaaaaataaattatatataaaatattaatattaaaaattaatattatatataattgttttgttgtgtgtgttgttgtgtgtggtttgtgtgttgtggtaaccacaccacacacacacccacaaacacacacacaacacacacacacacacacaacacacacacacacaacacacacacacaccacactcacatttacaatacacacaacacacatacacaacccaaaccccaaaacaccacaacacacaacccccacaaccaacatacatacatacatacatctaataataaataaatataatatattaaatatatatatatatatattaaaatatattttatatatatatatataaaattttattaaaattatataaaataattaataaaatgccatttacattaaattatattaccacaaatacacataaaaaatttattataaaatactataatatatttaaaaaacccaaatttattataaaaatttaataaagtataatatataataataaaattatttttaaaaaaaaaaaaaataatatatatatttaaaaattaatattttattttatatttataattaaattttttttaaaaaaatatatttaaaataattttattttatataaccaaCATTCTTACCCccccactctatatatataattatataaaaaacaacccacacaccaccccaccacacacaccaaacacacacacacccacacacccacccaaaacacacccccactaccataaaatacacaacaccaaaaccacacaccaccacacacacacatatatatatatattttatatatatatttaaatatatatatatggatatattttatttttttatatatattatattattataatatttttataatatatatataaattatatatatatatattatattataaataatataactcaCCACATTTTGCCATCACGATGTTTTTTACGAACACGTTTTCATGTAGCTTTACCGATTTTTtactgggggggtttttcccctgatccttccccccggggtttggtaaggggaaggggtttggaaTCATTGCTGGTGTTCTCAACCATCATCTAAATTTCAACAGACTTACCCCCCactgtatctaggtttgacttacccaaaaatatgaaaaaaccgTGTTGCTCACGCGCGCGCGAACGGGGGGGATTTTGTGCACATCCACCCCAACaccatgcaacacacacacaccacacacacacacacacacacacacacaacacacaacacacacaccccacacacacac
This window of the Penaeus monodon isolate SGIC_2016 chromosome 39, NSTDA_Pmon_1, whole genome shotgun sequence genome carries:
- the LOC119597476 gene encoding uncharacterized protein LOC119597476 — its product is MNHCWVINLLVLISILLPGLVWSLKNYNSNRYASKRPLHDSASYRYRPTTTNHGYFSSGYGSPRLSVYQSVNSLAHGSVNQDYRYGYISTNYRNYEYDNLCKCEMLTCVKKKDCGMRLSDGGHTDGHLCPPFFEFDTDLAYCTSVSIMNMNNLEAVKLCKSQGARLLHIENTAEFKLLVKERVAKGKDFFLGDGMYWLDAYYSDKSKKWISRTKEEPIHWDLIFPVSFGDQAEPKNKDVVAQIDPTKRCLVVQYEDKHPEKLKVSRESCSATKQVLCKLGHYKNKCQENKRFTCCFIPSYDHYRKYNYEAVIDKPHPRISGLGSSYRNCFIEIQRIQSGGKAESVPCKEALLMLNPVTTPDMQLKLPYRIGSSYFYLSDEDCIGKNKRRAVISSRKIHRFISRLMVMANARTLIL